One window of the Alligator mississippiensis isolate rAllMis1 chromosome 5, rAllMis1, whole genome shotgun sequence genome contains the following:
- the MTERF1 gene encoding LOW QUALITY PROTEIN: transcription termination factor 1, mitochondrial (The sequence of the model RefSeq protein was modified relative to this genomic sequence to represent the inferred CDS: inserted 2 bases in 1 codon; substituted 1 base at 1 genomic stop codon), translating to MISNGFMQHLIPIAVTGLVHKSNSPFYKRNCFRYGFSAEIVLKPVSSKLFCLKEESTNAESGEENFVLVKNLSDMGVNVKIIRKXNPSILKRLKTNEKGLKHFLKTKGASNEVIASIITRYPQTIVRCSESLEKHWELWRSSLKTDLEIINILERSLEYFFGFNNNVNMKNNIIFFYNIGLTSKDLYNMLTRAPQAFSNQVDLNQKMTDLLHEICLPSGIKSPNDLVREIISKNNVIFLRSSKQMRANIEFLQLTFKLDNEKLLALLHGQSVDILALCNGYMRRNFLNVKXKLISLGWIEKDINRFILPFPRILYLSSNNLSRKIDCLLEAKIHIKQIIESCFVLDRATGTLENRIKELDKISYNFETGGIAIFTLNKKRYENKLKKLCGA from the exons ATGATTAGCAATGGATTTATGCAGCATCTGATTCCTATAGCAGTCACGGGGCTGGTGCACAAAAGTAACTCACCTTTTTACAAGAGGAATTGTTTCCGGTATGGATTCTCAGCAGAGATTGTACTCAAGCCTGTATCTTCTAAGCTCTTTTGTCTGAAAGAAGAGAGCACTAATGCAGAATCAGGGGAAGAGAATTTTGTTTTAGTGAAAAATTTGTCAGACATGGGAGTGAATGTCAAAATAATAAGAAAGTAAAACCCCAGCATTTTAAAgagattaaaaacaaatgaaaaaggcTTGAAACACTTTCTGAAGACCAAAGGGGCTAGTAATGAAGTAATTGCCAGCATCATCACTCGTTATCCACAAACCATTGTACGCTGTTCTGAGTCTCTTGAGAAACATTGGGAGCTTTGGCGGAGTAGTTTGAAGACTGACTTGGAAATTATAAATATTCTGGAACGTTCCCTGGAATACTTTTTTGGTTTCAATAACAACGTCAATATGAAAAACAACATTATCTTTTTCTACAATATTGGTTTAACCTCAAAAGACCTTTATAACATGTtgaccagagcaccacaagcatTTTCTAACCAAGTGGACCTGAACCAGAAAATGACTGATCTGCTACATGAGATCTGCTTGCCTTCAGGTATTAAAAGCCCAAATGACTTGGTAAGGGAGATAATCTCCAAAAATAATGTAATCTTTCTAAGGAGTAGCAAGCAAATGAGAGCTAACATTGAGTTTCTGCAATTAACTTTCAAGCTGGATAATGAGAAATTACTTGCCCTTTTACATGGCCAGTCAGTTGACATTTTGGCCTTATGTAATGGATATATGAGAAGAAACTTTTTAAATGTGAA GAAGCTCATCTCTCTTGGATGGATTGAAAAAGATATAAATAGATTTATCCTTCCATTTCCACGAATACTATATCTCTCATCAAATAACCTCAGTAGAAAAATAGATTGTCTTTTAGAAGCAAAGATTCATATTAAACAAATAATtgaaagctgttttgttttggatcGAGCTACTGGCACTTTAGAAAACCGAATCAAGGAATTGGATAAAATTAGTTATAACTTTGAAACTGGTGGAATAGCCATTTTTACTTTAAATAAAAAGAGAtatgaaaataaattgaaaaaattGTGTGGTGCATAG